A genomic segment from Triticum dicoccoides isolate Atlit2015 ecotype Zavitan chromosome 1A, WEW_v2.0, whole genome shotgun sequence encodes:
- the LOC119269070 gene encoding uncharacterized protein LOC119269070, whose translation MAYKWRRKNAENSGDAAYLLKVQNRKKGVAYGPVQVSKDIKYADNQPIVPWGPRYSRATAKDLQINMAISATFITCILTMGHADWKPLQFLCFAYFYRVLEKLKSTEPVITPVYNEYGEVEGRGIHMAKRVLRSLGLVLGSIFAASLGYTGLANFSQFLGHYIPSVVYNFQELIVTTASSVLLCILATYYR comes from the exons ATGGCCTACAAGTGGCGTCGAAAGAACGCCGAGAACAGTGGTGATGCTGCATACTTGTTGAAG GTGCAGAACCGGAAGAAAGGTGTGGCATATGGACCAGTCCAG GTGTCAAAGGACATAAAATATGCTGATAATCAACCAATAGTTCCCTGGGGACCTAG ATACTCTAGAGCGACTGCAAAGGACCTCCAGATAAATATGGCAATATCAGCAACATTT ATCACGTGCATATTGACCATGGGCCATGCAGACTGGAAACCCTTGCAATTTTTGTGTTTTGCTTATTTCTATCGAGTACTTGAGAAACTGAAGTCTACGGAGCCAGTAATAACTCCTGTATACAAT GAGTACGGTGAGGTTGAAGGCCGAGGTATACATATGGCAAAGCGAGTGCTTCGTAGTTtgggtttggtacttggatcgataTTTGCTGCATCCCTG GGTTATACCGGACTGGCCAATTTCTCCCAGTTTCTTGGTCACTATATTCCTTCTGTTGTTTATAACTTCCAG GAGTTGATTGTGACCACAGCTTCATCCGTTCTGCTTTGCATATTGGCTACGTACTACCGATAG